A part of Nostoc sp. HK-01 genomic DNA contains:
- a CDS encoding ParB family protein has protein sequence MSSKRNEPYTSIKKPVNLLFGTTTGTPSDGQDNSSLTVAINKINIPSSQPRRYFDPRKLEELSNSIKKFGILQSLVVRQLKNGDYELIAGERRYRAAIMAELTEVPIICQDMDDATAYQVRIVENLQREDLNPVEETEGILELLSLRLVLSVGETIKLLQRMENEAKGKVTRNVTGNAQASVVEEIFVALGMQWESFVRNRLPLLNLPLDVLDVLRQGQIEYTKARMIARIADKEIRSQFLKEAIASNLSLNEIKLKIKEIGQQSQSDSTNSLNDRVNDTLRRFKKTKLWDDPNKKARVEKLLSQIEALINED, from the coding sequence GTGAGTAGCAAACGCAACGAACCCTACACCTCTATTAAAAAACCAGTCAATTTACTGTTTGGTACTACAACTGGTACGCCCTCAGATGGTCAAGATAACAGTAGTCTTACTGTTGCTATCAATAAAATCAACATTCCTTCATCTCAGCCTCGACGTTACTTTGATCCTCGAAAGCTTGAAGAACTATCAAATTCAATTAAAAAGTTTGGTATCCTTCAGTCTCTAGTAGTTCGCCAACTCAAGAATGGAGATTATGAGCTAATCGCTGGGGAAAGACGTTATAGGGCAGCAATAATGGCTGAACTTACAGAAGTTCCTATTATTTGCCAAGATATGGACGATGCAACTGCATATCAAGTACGCATTGTTGAAAATCTCCAACGTGAAGACCTTAATCCTGTAGAAGAAACTGAAGGTATTCTCGAATTATTAAGCTTGAGATTAGTTCTAAGTGTTGGCGAAACTATTAAATTGCTGCAAAGAATGGAAAATGAAGCTAAGGGAAAAGTTACCCGTAACGTTACAGGTAATGCTCAAGCTTCAGTAGTCGAGGAAATTTTTGTAGCTTTGGGAATGCAATGGGAATCATTTGTTCGCAATCGTCTTCCTTTGCTTAATCTGCCGCTAGATGTTTTAGATGTACTCCGCCAGGGGCAGATCGAATACACAAAAGCAAGAATGATCGCCCGAATTGCTGATAAAGAAATACGAAGCCAATTTTTGAAAGAAGCGATTGCTTCTAACCTATCTTTAAACGAAATCAAGCTTAAAATTAAAGAAATCGGACAGCAGTCTCAATCTGACTCAACAAACTCTTTAAATGATCGTGTAAATGATACTTTACGACGCTTTAAAAAGACTAAATTGTGGGACGACCCTAATAAAAAAGCAAGGGTAGAAAAATTACTATCTCAAATCGAGGCTTTGATCAATGAAGACTGA
- a CDS encoding cobyrinic acid a,c-diamide synthase: MTKIIALFNQSGGVAKTTLTQNLGYHLVLKKRRVLLVDLDPQASLTTFMGLEPDELEGSIQQAIVDNKPLPIYPDLIHSMALVPADINLAACEMQLAGAIAREYRLKNALSSVQEQYDFILIDCPPSLGLLSIISLTAATHILVPIQCQFKSFKGTELLLNTVAQIRGNTNPSLQIAGFVPTMFDSRTAQESRTVKAVQEQLSDIATVYQPIPKSIAFADASERRVPLILFDKNHPAVSILQKIANSLDKLKI, from the coding sequence GTGACTAAAATTATTGCGCTTTTTAACCAAAGCGGCGGTGTTGCCAAAACAACGCTAACTCAAAACTTAGGCTACCATCTAGTCCTTAAAAAACGTCGGGTACTGCTTGTGGATTTAGATCCGCAGGCCAGCTTAACTACTTTCATGGGTCTTGAGCCTGATGAATTGGAGGGAAGCATTCAGCAAGCAATTGTTGATAATAAACCCTTGCCTATATATCCTGACTTGATTCACAGTATGGCACTAGTTCCTGCTGATATTAATCTTGCCGCCTGTGAAATGCAACTGGCAGGTGCGATCGCCAGAGAATATCGTTTAAAAAATGCGCTCTCCTCAGTGCAAGAGCAATATGACTTCATTCTGATTGATTGCCCTCCTTCTTTAGGATTACTTAGCATCATCAGTTTGACAGCAGCTACTCATATTCTTGTCCCTATTCAATGTCAGTTTAAATCTTTTAAGGGAACCGAGCTTCTACTTAATACAGTTGCTCAAATTAGGGGAAATACAAACCCTAGTCTACAAATTGCCGGGTTTGTTCCTACTATGTTTGATAGTCGTACTGCACAAGAATCACGTACTGTCAAAGCTGTGCAAGAACAGCTATCAGATATTGCGACTGTGTATCAACCTATTCCTAAAAGTATTGCTTTTGCTGATGCCTCGGAACGTAGAGTACCCTTAATATTATTTGATAAAAATCATCCTGCCGTCAGCATACTTCAAAAAATTGCTAATAGCTTAGATAAACTTAAAATTTAA
- a CDS encoding aldo/keto reductase, producing MTKYVNLGKTGLKVSRITLGTMTYGSRKLREWVLEEEESRPFIKLALDLGINFFDTADVYSLGKSEEIVGRALKDFAQRDQVVIATKVHGKVGDGPNDRGLSRKHIFDSIDASLRRLQTDYVDLYQIHRWDYETPIEETLEALHDIVKAGKVRYLGISSVFAWQLAKALYTADINGWTRFVSIQNHYNLIYREEEREVIPLAIDQGLGVIPWSPLARGFLAGNRSKSDYGQTLRAKTDEFAHNLYYQDSDFQVVERVVELAGKRGVKPTQIALAWLLHQPGVTSPIIGASKIEHLKEAVEAVDLELSEEERKFLEEPYTPHPILGHQHPSGNRP from the coding sequence ATGACCAAATATGTAAATCTGGGCAAAACTGGACTAAAAGTATCGCGGATTACTCTAGGTACGATGACTTATGGCTCTCGGAAATTGCGCGAATGGGTATTAGAAGAAGAAGAAAGTCGCCCATTTATCAAACTGGCTTTGGATTTGGGAATCAACTTCTTTGACACCGCAGATGTCTATTCATTAGGGAAGAGTGAAGAAATTGTCGGGCGAGCATTGAAAGACTTTGCTCAACGAGATCAGGTTGTGATTGCGACGAAAGTACATGGTAAAGTCGGTGATGGGCCAAATGACCGAGGATTATCTCGCAAACATATTTTTGATAGCATTGATGCTTCTTTGCGGCGGCTACAGACAGATTATGTAGATTTATACCAAATTCACCGTTGGGATTATGAAACACCAATTGAAGAAACTCTAGAAGCACTACATGATATTGTCAAAGCAGGTAAAGTACGTTATTTAGGAATTTCTAGTGTTTTTGCATGGCAACTGGCGAAAGCCCTGTATACAGCAGACATTAACGGCTGGACTCGTTTTGTCTCCATTCAAAATCACTACAACCTAATTTACCGAGAAGAAGAACGAGAGGTGATACCTTTAGCAATCGATCAAGGACTTGGGGTTATTCCTTGGAGTCCTTTGGCGCGAGGATTTTTAGCAGGAAATCGCAGTAAATCAGACTATGGGCAAACACTACGCGCCAAAACTGACGAATTCGCTCACAATCTCTACTATCAAGATTCAGATTTTCAAGTAGTAGAGCGAGTAGTTGAATTAGCAGGAAAAAGAGGTGTTAAACCCACACAAATTGCCCTAGCTTGGCTATTGCATCAACCAGGAGTAACATCTCCCATCATTGGTGCTAGTAAGATAGAACATCTGAAAGAGGCTGTTGAGGCTGTTGATTTAGAGCTTTCTGAGGAAGAGCGCAAATTCTTAGAAGAACCTTACACACCCCATCCCATTTTGGGACATCAGCATCCTTCCGGTAATCGTCCGTAG